One part of the Homalodisca vitripennis isolate AUS2020 unplaced genomic scaffold, UT_GWSS_2.1 ScUCBcl_2777;HRSCAF=7862, whole genome shotgun sequence genome encodes these proteins:
- the LOC124372229 gene encoding uncharacterized protein LOC124372229, giving the protein KMEPEVPSWLNESYFATVLQDGVDQEPRMTVTSFTAKSALPLDQNYGTYVFRVKVQYTLGESVDKHVISLIIKTPVSHGFLSEYMEKIDLFNREQRFYADVLSQLNKRAKFEFGPKDFYCPDRNRLVLKDLNEDGYVMADRSKQLDLSHCKLENTLEHQFAVKLVDFQYPRYSSPAVDLIYFIWTSADEGVRETKQEELLDIYLQTLNSTLEELGCQERLTAEELRQDLRALADWVLVLICQLLPTVLCEPKDVIKTEDFKQEDF; this is encoded by the exons GAAAATGGAGCCCGAAGTCCCATCTTGGCTGAATGAATCATATTTTGCAACTGTTCTCCAAGACGGGGTAGACCAGGAACCAAGGATGACGGTGACCAGCTTTACTGCAAAGTCAGCTCTACCTCTAGACCAGAATTATGGAACTTACGTTTTCAGAGTAAAGGTACAATACACACTCGGGGAGTCAGTTGACAAACACGTTATctcactaataattaaaacaccCGTTTCTCACGGGTTTCTCAGTGAATACATGGAGAAAATTGATCTGTTCAACAGAGAACAAAGGTTTTATGCCGATGTACTATCTCAGTTGAACAAAAGAGCAAAGTTTGAATTTGGCCCTAAGGATTTCTACTGCCCTGACAGAAACAGGTTGGTGCTGAAAGATTTGAACGAAGATGGCTACGTTATGGCCGATAGATCTAAACAACTGGACTTGTCTCACTGCAAGTTAGAAAACA CTCTGGAACACCAGTTTGCTGTTAAGTTAGTGGACTTTCAGTACCCAAGGTACTCATCTCCAGCAGTTGACCTCATCTACTTCATCTGGACTAGTGCGGACGAGGGTGTTCGAGAAACCAAGCAGGAGGAACTGCTCGACATCTACCTGCAGACTTTGAACTCCACCTTGGAAGAGCTCGGGTGTCAGGAGCGGCTAACTGCCGAAGAGTTGCGGCAAGATCTGAGAGCACTGGCGGACTGGGTCCTCGTCCTGATTTGTCAGCTGCTACCCACAGTGCTTTGCGAGCCTAAAGACGTCATCAAGACGGAAGATTTCAAACAGGAAGATTTTTGA